Genomic DNA from Manihot esculenta cultivar AM560-2 chromosome 15, M.esculenta_v8, whole genome shotgun sequence:
tgttactattaaatttttactggATGCTGATAGGTTGGGGCTTTCATGGcctagattaataaaataagggctctatccctctttttctaaaaaaaaaaaaatataatttaattgtctaatttttatttaaaaaaacctatttatttatgttttgagtctactaaatttaaaaaagaatttgCTGTACATATATATATGGTAAAGTGAtcaaatttcctttttaattatataatgaggttaaaaatgttaaattttcattaaatttattttataaattattattaaaatattaaattaatttaaataaaaataaataaattgaaaaaagtgtatctaatactattaaattattaaaataataatattatttaacattttaaccatagttgataagtttaaattgattttttttttcgataAATTTAATCATTTAGCGATTAAAAATCTTTGTAGCTGGATGTCGATGATAATCAGTTTTCTCGATTATCTTCTGAGAAACAATCACTGCAGTGTCAAGGCAGAAACGTAGACTCTCTCATTATTTTTCTTGCCCTTTTTATCTGTTTTCTCCCCCTGCTGTCAAAAACACCTCCTTTCAATTTCTCTAGCTTTATTCCATTTGTCTCTTTCAAATGAGCCTGCAAAATCCACCCACCATTGCACATGCTCCTCTTGTTCCCTTTCTCTCTGCCTTTCTGATCTTTCTTCCAACAAGTGTCCCTTTCTAATTCTAAATTTCTCATTTTCTCATCTTGTTTTAGCCTTTATTACCTTCAATCCTTACGGGGTTTCTCACTTTTGTGCTGATTCCCATTCCAATTTCTAGGGTTTTCTGCTTTTCTCTTTTTGGCTTATTCTTCAACTTGTTTGCCACTGATAACCTTCTTTTGTGTTTCTGTTGTTAGGGTTAGTTTAATTTCACATAGTATCGCTTGTTTCTACAGCTGGGTACTCTTAGATCTCAAATTTCCTTTTTTTGGTAGTAACATTTTCGCTGTATTCACTACTGTTCGGCTTCGTATTGTTCTTAATTGTCACTCAATGTCACAAGGTTATGCAATTGAGCTCTATTTCGATCCAGCCCTTGAAAACCAGGTCTTGAAGGCCTGGAACGTGCTAGCTCGACGCCAAATCAGTACCCAACTCATCGAAATCGAGTCTCGCCCTCACATAACCCTTTATTCTAGCTCGTATGTTGAGCCCACAAAGCTTGAGTCAATCGTCAAGGCCTTTGCCTCAAAGCAGGAACCATTACCCTTATCGCTCTCTGCTATTGGGGGTCTTCCAATTGACAACAATGTCCTCTTTTTAGCTCCTACGCCTTCACTTTCACTTCTTCAGTTTCATTCTCAGTTGTATGATGCATTGAAGAAGGAGGGGATTGAGATTAGTGAAGAATATCGCCCTGACTCCTGGATTCCTTATTGTGCAGTGGCTCAAGATGTGCCAAAGGCTAGGACGGGAGAGGCATTTTGTGTTTTGAGAGACTTGAAGTTGCCGGTTACTGGGTATGCAATGGATATTGGGTTGGTGGAGTTCTCACCAGTTCGTGAATTATTCTCATTTGTCCTTGGCAATTCAGTAGAAGGATGAGGTTCTTTTTTGTGGTCTTGTTATAATATGCTACTTAGGAAATTTCAGATTTATAATATGAATGTGTTACATTTTACATGTTTCTGTTTTATGTAGGGTTATATGAATGGTGCTAGTTTAGAGAATGGTAGAGAATTTGTATTGTGTTTATGGGCATAAGTTGAAAATGAATTTCTATTTGTTCATGTTTATCTTGTTTTCATATTTGGGTTTATGTTCTGATTCCTTTCGGTTTCTTATATTTCTTTTATGCACATTGATTCTGTATGCTGAGTGCACAGATCATTTAATCAGTTTCCTCGCTAATTAGATGGGAGGAGACCtgtccttcttttcttttttccatttCCTTTCTTTTAATCTCTAGTTCAGGAATCAAAGTTGACTGCTTATGCTGTGATTTCTTTTGGTTCCTAATGGCCCAATGGTCCAATATTCCAATTGTTTTTCAGTTGCATTCACAGATCTATTTTGCAGCCTTTGATTCTCAATATTCCATGTCAAGGTTATATGTTGGTTTGCACCAGCTGGGCTGTAAATGACCTAGTTGTTGCGAACTCAAACCCAATTTTTATGCTATTTAACAAAAAAGCTAAGTTCAAGCTTATTGTTATTCAGTTTATTAAGGCTCAAGATCTCGCTTggttaactaaaattattcagtttttaacttattattttaaatctaattaaaataataaatgagtTGAGCTGCACAAAACTTGGATAAACAAAAACGGTTCATTTTCTTAATAATCCAAGCTTGAGCTTATGATATTTGGCTGATTTTGTAAACAAGAAGCCGAGTCTGAGCTCATTACATCCCTAACCAGTCCTCGAATCACTTCTTACTTGTGCAAACACTTGTATTAGATGTGGCATTGTGGTATTTCGATTATAGCCCTTACCCCTCGTGTGCTTTGGCTTTTCAGATTCTGTTTCATAATCCTGCTTTAGGGGTGCTTATGAGAATTACAAGCTTTGCCTGCTGCTGATGGTCCTATATTGCTAACCATCTCcaatttttgtttaaaaatcCTTCTCACTGTTTTCCTTTCTGTGTGATAAAGAAGGAACCTTCATATTGTGACAGCTCAGGTCCTTCCTTATTTTTGCTCCTTTATGATTCATTTATGACAGCGTATAATCAAGGAAAGTTTGAGTTCTCAACCTTCATTATTGTGTAAGCAGCCTATGCATCTTGCCCAATTTTCTGAAGTGGAGTTGTAAAGCTAACATGCAGGTTTTGCTCATTGCTTAAATGGGACATGCAGATCTCCTACATTGGCATGATGGTGCCTTTTCAATTTTGGTTGACTATTTTGTCCTGGTTTTAATTCCACGGACAAGCCATTAATCAGTTCAAGAACCTAAAATTCATCTCAAACCCCTAAATGCCAAATCTCGTACTGGTGTCATTTCACTTGTAGAAAGCTTGGTTTGGTCTTGTGGGTCAGAATATTGAGAACTGATCACCCAGAAATCCCAACcaccaaatcaaactgaattggcTTTTCATGTCTTTGCTGA
This window encodes:
- the LOC110602271 gene encoding uncharacterized protein LOC110602271 encodes the protein MSQGYAIELYFDPALENQVLKAWNVLARRQISTQLIEIESRPHITLYSSSYVEPTKLESIVKAFASKQEPLPLSLSAIGGLPIDNNVLFLAPTPSLSLLQFHSQLYDALKKEGIEISEEYRPDSWIPYCAVAQDVPKARTGEAFCVLRDLKLPVTGYAMDIGLVEFSPVRELFSFVLGNSVEG